A genomic stretch from Eubacterium sulci ATCC 35585 includes:
- a CDS encoding riboflavin synthase subunit alpha (catalyzes the formation of riboflavin from 6,7-dimethyl-8-(1-D-ribityl)lumazine), with protein MFTGIVEEKGKVSHMQLSGESGVIAVKARKVLEGTKIGDSIAVNGVCLTVTSLQPDGFTADVMAETIRRSSLGSCKAGSQVNLERAMAADGRFGGHIVSGHIDGTGVIKSMIREENAIWVRIETSKDILHLIVEKGSICIDGISLTVAKLDESSFAVSVIPHTGEETTLLGKNAGDIVNLENDVIGKYVERLLGIKTSKPEKQESKITMEFLETFGF; from the coding sequence ATGTTTACAGGGATTGTAGAAGAAAAAGGAAAAGTCTCTCACATGCAGCTTAGTGGTGAATCGGGAGTCATAGCGGTAAAAGCTAGGAAGGTTTTGGAAGGAACAAAAATCGGAGATAGCATTGCAGTAAATGGAGTGTGCCTAACGGTTACATCTCTTCAGCCTGACGGATTCACAGCAGATGTAATGGCAGAGACTATTAGGAGAAGCAGTCTGGGAAGCTGCAAGGCAGGAAGTCAGGTAAACCTAGAGCGTGCAATGGCTGCAGATGGAAGGTTTGGCGGACATATAGTAAGCGGACATATAGATGGAACTGGGGTTATTAAATCCATGATTCGCGAAGAAAATGCTATATGGGTAAGGATTGAAACCTCAAAGGACATCCTGCATTTGATAGTGGAAAAGGGCTCGATTTGCATAGATGGAATAAGCCTTACGGTTGCAAAATTAGATGAATCCAGCTTTGCTGTATCGGTCATACCACATACAGGAGAAGAAACTACGCTGCTTGGAAAAAATGCAGGGGATATAGTTAACTTAGAAAACGATGTTATAGGCAAGTATGTAGAGCGCTTACTAGGCATCAAAACGAGTAAACCCGAAAAACAGGAATCAAAAATTACTATGGAATTTCTTGAGACATTTGGATTTTAG